The following proteins are encoded in a genomic region of Methanobrevibacter boviskoreani JH1:
- a CDS encoding FAD-dependent oxidoreductase has product MVIVVGSGAGGGLLSAELAKANIPVTIVEKGPLVDSKDAFNYYNKAIDGVDLLQTTCVGGNTIVSAGNGVKSSEDIFKEYGIDISKELDEVVEKLNIHELDDSHMGRGTKLFMDSAEELGLNPVKMPKFIDEKKCIQCGRCAYGCPNNAKWTAVDFVKEAVDNGAKLLTNSPVTDIVVEGGKVKSIVITKDDGSKETLEDDLIILCAGAVTDARLLLKLGIPAGKHFITDPFVTVGAVVRDIGFNTEVSMNALVEGEHFILAPHYSSKYLDSRVNDKDLKPEDILSIMVKIGDEGLGYVSEDEVVKYNSIRDVQYLAEGAATAGAILQNAGAESVFVSTVFRSAHPGGTTPVGEIVDSNLETDVDGLYVCDGSVFPKAPGCPPIVAILALSLRLSKYLIENLN; this is encoded by the coding sequence ATGGTAATAGTTGTTGGTTCAGGTGCTGGAGGAGGACTTTTATCAGCTGAACTTGCAAAAGCAAATATACCTGTAACAATAGTGGAGAAAGGTCCATTAGTTGATAGTAAGGATGCATTTAATTACTATAATAAAGCTATTGACGGTGTTGACCTACTTCAGACTACTTGTGTTGGGGGAAATACGATTGTCTCCGCAGGTAATGGGGTGAAATCCTCAGAGGATATATTTAAAGAATATGGTATAGATATATCTAAGGAATTGGATGAGGTTGTGGAAAAACTTAACATTCATGAATTGGATGATTCCCACATGGGTCGTGGAACTAAACTGTTTATGGATTCTGCAGAGGAATTAGGATTGAATCCAGTTAAAATGCCTAAATTTATTGATGAAAAGAAATGTATACAATGTGGTAGATGTGCATATGGATGTCCCAATAATGCTAAATGGACTGCTGTAGATTTTGTTAAGGAAGCAGTCGATAATGGTGCAAAACTATTAACCAATTCACCTGTAACCGATATTGTCGTTGAAGGCGGAAAGGTTAAATCCATTGTAATTACTAAGGATGACGGTTCTAAAGAGACCTTGGAGGATGATTTAATTATACTATGTGCAGGTGCTGTAACCGATGCACGTTTACTTTTAAAATTAGGCATTCCTGCAGGTAAACATTTTATAACTGATCCATTTGTAACCGTTGGAGCTGTTGTTCGTGATATTGGATTTAATACTGAGGTTTCCATGAATGCACTTGTTGAAGGTGAACACTTTATTTTAGCTCCACATTACTCATCTAAGTATCTTGATTCAAGAGTAAATGATAAGGATTTAAAACCTGAAGATATTTTAAGTATTATGGTTAAAATTGGTGATGAAGGTCTTGGATATGTTAGTGAGGACGAAGTTGTAAAATATAACTCTATTCGTGATGTCCAATATCTTGCAGAAGGTGCTGCAACTGCTGGTGCTATTTTACAAAATGCAGGTGCAGAATCTGTTTTTGTATCTACTGTATTTAGAAGTGCCCATCCAGGAGGTACAACTCCAGTAGGTGAAATTGTTGATTCAAATCTTGAAACTGATGTTGATGGTCTTTATGTTTGTGATGGATCCGTATTTCCTAAAGCTCCAGGTTGTCCACCGATTGTGGCTATCTTAGCTTTATCATTAAGACTCTCAAAATATTTAATTGAAAATTTAAATTAA